AGGCCCGCGCACATGGGTCATGGGCATCATGAATATCACCCCCGATTCTTTTTTCGACGGGGGGCGAATCGCCGATTTGGACATGGCAAAAACCGTCGCCGGGGGGATGATTGCCAACGGGGCCGATATTCTCGATGTGGGCGGCGAATCGTCGCGGCCGGGCGCGGAACCGGTCCCTGTCGAAGTCGAATGGGCGCGCATCATGCCCGTTGTCGAGTCCGTCGTCCCCTTGGGCGTTCCGATTTCCGTGGACACGTATCATGCGGAGACGGCCCGCCGGGCGCTGAGGCTCGGCGCGCGCATGATCAACGATATTAGTGCGCTCCGGCACGATCCTGAAATGGCGGATATCGTGGCGGAGGCCGGTTGCGACTGTGTCCTGATGCACATGCTCGGCACGCCCCGGACCATGCAAATCAGTCCGCGTTACAACAATGTCATTGACGATATTTGCGCCTTTTTCGACGAGCGTATCTCGTTTGCCGTTCGCGCGGGCATCCGCGAGGAGGCCCTATGGCTCGATCCGGGCTTTGGATTCGGGAAGTCCGTCGGGCATAATCTCGCCATCCTACGCGGATTTCGCGCCTTCACCCGTTTCGGAAGGCCCTTGGTGATAGGCACATCGAACAAATCAACCATTGGGACGGTTCTGGACCTTCCCGTGCATGATCGAATGGAAGGCACGGCGGCCACCGTGGCTATCGCCATTGCCAACGGCGCATCGTGCATTCGCGTCCACGATGTGCGCGCCATGACCCGTGTCGCCCGTATGAGCGACGCCATCGTCTACGGACTTTCAACGTGATATAATGTTTTTCATTCCGGCAACGAGGAGACTTTGCACAATGGCAGATCGCCTTTTTGGCACCGACGGCATTCGCG
Above is a genomic segment from Candidatus Hydrogenedentota bacterium containing:
- the folP gene encoding dihydropteroate synthase; protein product: MLLAERLHAEGPRTWVMGIMNITPDSFFDGGRIADLDMAKTVAGGMIANGADILDVGGESSRPGAEPVPVEVEWARIMPVVESVVPLGVPISVDTYHAETARRALRLGARMINDISALRHDPEMADIVAEAGCDCVLMHMLGTPRTMQISPRYNNVIDDICAFFDERISFAVRAGIREEALWLDPGFGFGKSVGHNLAILRGFRAFTRFGRPLVIGTSNKSTIGTVLDLPVHDRMEGTAATVAIAIANGASCIRVHDVRAMTRVARMSDAIVYGLST